Proteins from a genomic interval of Fluviispira vulneris:
- a CDS encoding portal protein produces MNNQYYAAADTKTATAKIMQLIKSSGQFNDCFSSVWKRNIELYYKNALSENLGFAGRQGELIKMSVPQARSLVRQTISIICKQKLFFKSIMRSTDYASFANGKIAQAIANKLVRDKKIDVKMDRAAEQIFIYGQSFWHCTWYSDGGTLVHSEDGEPKMTGDVKVSVVNPSYVFYDLQYDDWQDLPWAAVAEKYNRHDLIALHPELRDELLKINRFSGTKVTEVSAENDDTILVYHYYHKPSPAVPRGRMAILCSESCVLYDGENPYECIPIIQNLPEQMNDQLRGYPLFCNLSATQEMLDVSFSTMATNQAAFGVQSILNPRGSNIDIAQVEGMQFIDYTPQNIDGGGKPEALQLTKTPPEVIESIRIYTEHMSVIANVNSALRGQPPTGVTAGNAIATLCANSVEFMSSLSRCLYVGIEEVVTLSVKFYRMFGAERQIVSIADGNTSYVKEFKSSELADFERVKLDIVNPIMNTISGRRDTAELALQHGLVKNLGEYFLVLEGQAPEQLYSSQLNESALAQKENDDLLAGIDCPVLTFDDHQAHIEKHKDLLRNPEIRRSSEHVAIILQHIAEHENHLQQQQQPPPLPEQPPSLGGAVESGGGSVAPPLPSQPPDGSTSAAQPASPAQPIVSL; encoded by the coding sequence ATGAATAACCAATATTATGCCGCAGCAGATACAAAAACTGCTACAGCTAAAATAATGCAATTAATAAAATCAAGCGGACAATTTAACGACTGCTTTTCTTCGGTTTGGAAGCGGAATATTGAACTGTACTATAAAAATGCTTTGTCAGAAAATTTAGGATTTGCGGGTCGCCAAGGCGAGCTAATTAAAATGAGCGTGCCTCAAGCTCGTTCCCTCGTGAGGCAAACTATTTCAATAATTTGCAAACAGAAATTATTTTTCAAATCAATAATGCGCTCGACTGACTACGCGAGTTTCGCAAACGGTAAAATCGCGCAGGCTATCGCAAATAAACTCGTACGCGATAAAAAAATTGACGTAAAAATGGATAGAGCGGCCGAACAAATTTTTATTTATGGCCAGAGTTTTTGGCACTGCACATGGTATTCGGACGGCGGAACGCTCGTGCATTCCGAAGACGGCGAACCTAAAATGACAGGAGATGTTAAGGTATCCGTAGTAAATCCAAGTTATGTTTTTTACGATTTACAATATGATGACTGGCAAGACCTGCCATGGGCTGCGGTCGCTGAAAAATATAACCGCCACGACCTTATTGCACTACATCCAGAACTCAGAGATGAATTGCTAAAAATTAATAGGTTTAGCGGGACTAAAGTAACAGAAGTTTCTGCAGAAAATGACGACACAATTTTAGTTTATCATTATTATCACAAACCGTCGCCGGCCGTCCCCCGCGGAAGAATGGCAATTCTCTGCAGCGAAAGTTGTGTTTTATATGACGGTGAAAATCCGTACGAGTGCATTCCGATTATTCAAAATCTACCCGAGCAAATGAATGACCAGCTTCGAGGCTATCCATTATTTTGTAACTTATCCGCGACTCAAGAGATGCTCGACGTGTCTTTTTCGACAATGGCGACAAATCAAGCAGCGTTCGGCGTGCAATCAATTTTAAACCCCCGCGGAAGTAACATCGATATTGCGCAAGTAGAAGGCATGCAGTTCATAGATTACACGCCGCAAAATATAGACGGTGGCGGGAAACCTGAAGCGCTACAATTAACTAAAACACCGCCCGAGGTTATCGAAAGCATTCGTATTTACACCGAACATATGAGCGTTATTGCTAACGTTAACAGCGCTCTAAGGGGACAGCCGCCTACGGGAGTAACTGCAGGAAACGCAATCGCAACACTATGCGCAAATTCTGTCGAATTTATGTCAAGTTTGTCTAGGTGCCTATACGTAGGAATTGAAGAAGTTGTTACGCTATCAGTAAAATTTTACCGCATGTTTGGAGCTGAAAGACAAATAGTTTCTATAGCAGACGGCAATACTTCGTACGTTAAAGAATTTAAATCTAGCGAATTGGCGGATTTTGAAAGGGTAAAATTAGATATAGTTAATCCTATTATGAATACTATTTCCGGCAGAAGAGATACCGCCGAATTAGCCCTGCAGCATGGCCTAGTTAAAAATCTCGGCGAGTATTTTTTAGTACTCGAAGGCCAAGCGCCAGAGCAACTTTATAGCAGTCAATTAAACGAAAGTGCACTTGCACAGAAAGAAAATGATGATTTATTGGCGGGTATTGACTGTCCAGTGCTTACATTTGACGACCATCAGGCGCACATTGAGAAACATAAAGATTTGCTACGGAACCCAGAAATCCGCCGCAGCAGCGAACATGTTGCGATAATATTACAGCACATTGCAGAACATGAGAATCATCTGCAGCAACAGCAGCAACCGCCGCCTCTGCCTGAGCAGCCGCCATCACTTGGCGGAGCTGTCGAGTCTGGCGGCGGTAGCGTAGCGCCACCTCTTCCCTCTCAACCGCCGGACGGGAGCACTTCAGCAGCGCAACCCGCTTCTCCCGCCCAACCTATAGTGAGTTTATAA